A part of Aegilops tauschii subsp. strangulata cultivar AL8/78 chromosome 2, Aet v6.0, whole genome shotgun sequence genomic DNA contains:
- the LOC141041879 gene encoding uncharacterized protein yields the protein MYGPRLSGEFTTGLKDFPVVANANKQQGFIICPCAVCKNQKGYSSSRDVHMHLLRHGFMPSYNCWTKHGERGVRMEEDEEGDDIDDNYHDHFGDTFMEDDAEGGEGLGEGEEEAHDEPADDLGRTIADARRRCETDKDRENLDRMLEDHKKSLYPGCDNSLKKLGCTLDLLKWKAQEGVGDSSFENLLKMLKNMFPKNNELPASTYKAKKVVCPLGLEVLKIHACINDCILYRGEYENLNECPVCTALRYKIRGDDPGDDVEGEKPRKRDPAKVMWYAPIIPRLKRLFMNKKHAKSLRWHKEDRKSDGELRHPADGTQWRKIDRVFKDFAADARNIKKNVYLGHRRFLPRNHNVRKKGKHFNGKADHRPKPAERTGAEIFDMVKDLKVIFGKGPGGQSVPRGVDGHAPMWKKKSIFWELEYWKVLDVRSAIDVMHVTKNICVNLLSFLGVYGKTNDTKEARQDQQLLKDPDDRHPEWFQGRASYALTKEEKVIFFECLSSMKVPSGFSSNIKGIINMAEKKFQNLKSHDCHVIMTQLLPIALRGLLPENVRVAIVKLCAFLNAISQKVINPEDLPRL from the exons atgtacggtccccgactctccggcgagttcactacgggtttgaaagatttccccgtagtggcaaatgcgaacaagcagcaaggttttattatctgtccatgtgctgtctgtaagaatcagaagggttactcctcctcaagagacgttcacatgcacctgcttcggcacggtttcatgccaagctataattgttggaccaagcatggagaaagaggggttagaatggaagaagatgaagaaggggatgatatcgatgacaactatcatgatcatttcggtgatactttcatggaggatgatgctgaaggtggggaagggttaggtgaaggtgaagaagaggcacatgatgagcccgctgatgatcttggtcggaccattgctgatgcacggagacgctgcgaaactgacaaggatagggagaatttggatcgcatgttagaggatcacaaaaagtcgttgtatccaggatgcgataatagtctgaaaaagctgggctgcactctggatttgctaaaatggaaggcacaggaaggtgtaggtgactcatcatttgaaaatttgctgaaaatgttgaagaatatgtttccgaagaataacgagttgcccgccagtacgtacaaagcaaagaaggttgtctgccctctaggtttagaggttctgaagatacatgcatgcattaacgactgcatcctctaccgcggtgaatacgagaatttgaatgaatgccctgtatgcactgcattgcgttataagatcagaggcgatgaccctggtgacgatgttgagggcgagaaacccaggaagagggatcccgccaaggtgatgtggtatgctcctataataccacggttgaaacgtctgttcatgaacaaaaagcatgccaagtcgttgcgatggcacaaagaggaccgtaagtccgacggggagttgagacaccccgctgatggaacgcaatggagaaagatcgacagagtgttcaaagattttgcagctgacgcaaggaacat taagaagaacgtgtacctgggtcatcgtcgatttcttccccgaaatcataacgtaagaaagaaaggcaagcatttcaacggcaaggcagatcaccggccgaagcctgcggaacgtactggtgctgagatatttgatatggtcaaggatttgaaagtcatctttggaaagggtcctggcggacaatcagttccgcggggagttgacgggcacgcacccatgtggaagaagaaatctatattttgggagctagaatattggaaagtcctagatgtccgctctgcaatcgacgtgatgcatgttacgaagaatatttgcgtgaacctgctaagcttcttgggcgtgtatgggaagacaaatgatacaaaggaagcacggcaggaccagcaacttttgaaagacccagatgaccggcatccggaatggtttcaaggtcgtgccagctacgctcttaccaaagaagagaaggtcattttttttgaatgcctgagcagtatgaaggtcccgtctggcttctcatcgaatataaagggaataataaacatggcggagaaaaagttccaaaacctgaagtctcacgactgccacgtgattatgacgcaattgcttccgattgctttgagggggctcctaccggaaaatgttcgagtagccattgtgaagctatgtgcattcctcaatgcaatctctcagaaggtaatcaatccagaagatctaccacggttatag
- the LOC109767515 gene encoding uncharacterized protein, producing the protein MAWAALKPVVKACIGGSLIGITVSDRYFSVAAVHGGSMRPTLDGTTADGREYAVVKRSPLYDYSRGEVVVFVSPADHRSRTIKRLIGLPGDWISVPDKEEIRQIPEGHCWVEGDNGSASWDSRSYGPVPLGLVQGRVTHVVWPPSKMGRVDKRVPPEGRVMPQRNL; encoded by the exons atGGCGTGGGCGGCGCTGAAGCCGGTGGTGAAGGCGTGCATCGGCGGCTCCCTCATCGGCATCACCGTCTCCGACCGCTACTTCTCCGTCGCCGCCGTCCACGGCGGCTCCATGCGCCCCACCTTGGACGGCACCACAGCAG ACGGACGCGAGTACGCGGTGGTGAAGCGGAGCCCCCTCTACGACTACTCCCGCGGCGAGGTCGTCGTCTTCGT GTCGCCGGCGGACCACCGGAGCAGGACGATCAAGAGGCTGATTGGGCTGCCCGGCGACTGGATCAGCGTCCCGGACAAGGAGGAGATCCGGCAGATTCCGGAGGGCCACTGCTGGGTGGAAGGGGACAATGGCAGCGCCAGCTGGGACTCGAGATCCTACGGCCCT GTGCCGCTTGGTCTGGTGCAGGGGAGGGTGACACACGTGGTGTGGCCACCCAGCAAGATGGGCCGCGTCGACAAGAGGGTGCCGCCGGAAGGAAGGGTCATGCCGCAGCGAAATCTCTAG
- the LOC109767511 gene encoding ATG8-interacting protein 1 — MSDSEKEVPVEVEGATRGADWEVVTLTASTYAAAPSGPEGGAEGRRLGDDNDGRGSSSTLLMSDHFVFPPSEHENLPIETALLEPQESTSVEDAGFKNVGGGYDDGSETVKYYDEGKSLSVRDAEMMMGDVAEFHAEDDARGYIVHDDDDDSQDKSDVPPQDSSSSSSKDRGSGAPCQCWLKKHMSCLYDQAKDTNHLWGAVVVAALVGLVILWRKDKLHMSCLKWRSRSAVS; from the exons ATGTCTGACAGCGAGAAAGAAGTGCCAGTGGAGGTCGAAGGCGCGACCCGGGGGGCCGACTGGGAGGTGGTCACGCTCACAGCCTCCACCTACGCGGCTGCGCCCAGCGGACCAGAAGGAGGAGCAGAGGGCAGGAGGCTCGGCGACGACAACGACGGCCGGGGCTCGTCCAGCACGCTGCTCATGTCGGACCACTTCGTGTTCCCCCCCAGCGAGCACGAGAACCTGCCCATAGAGACCGCCCTGCTCGAGCCTCAGGAAAGCACCAGCGTGGAAGATGCCGGCTTCAAGAATGTTGGTGGAGGCTACGATGATGGGTCCGAGACTGTCAAGTACTATGACGAGGGGAAGAGCCTGTCGGTACGTGACGCCGAGATGATGATGGGTGATGTGGCTGAGTTCCACGCAGAAGATGACGCACGCGGTTACATTGtccatgatgatgatgatgattccCAGGACAAGTCTGATGTGCCTCCTCaggacagcagcagcagcagcagcaaggacCGCGGCTCTGGTGCCCCCTGCCAGTGCTGGTTGAAGAAGCACATGTCATGCCTGTATGACCAAGCTAAGGACACTAATCATCTCTGGGGTGCGGTGGTCGTGGCTGCCCTGGTTGGCCTTGTCATCTTGTGGCGCAAAGACAAGTTGCACATGAGCTGCCTTAAATGGCGCTCTCGCTCGGCAGTCAG TTGA
- the LOC109767512 gene encoding uncharacterized protein: protein MYDNYRNPHPPGMQMPPPNPQPGPYDNPLYGASSGLIKTGLGVYGEKFLGSSSEFMQSNISRYFSNPQYYFHVNDQYVRNKLKVILFPFLHRGHWTRISEPVGGRLSYKPPMYDINAPDLYIPFMAFGTFIILAGFTLGFMGKFTPEAINLQFTRGLIGWGLQIVFLKGLLYSMGGGEVPLLDLVAYSGYLFAGLSLAIVARLLWAYSYYVMMPWMSLCMGIFLVRTMKRVIFTEMRGSERHSTRQHYFLLFMAIVQFPLFFWLGSIGA from the exons ATGTATGATAACTACAGAAATCCTCATCCTCCCGGGATGCAGATGCCCCCACCAAACCCTCAGCCTGGCCCTTACGACAATCCATTGTATGGTGCCAGCTCGGGTCTGATTAAAACTGGGTTAGGAGTATATGGGGAGAAGTTCCTCGGCTCCAGTTCAGAATTCATGCAGAGCAAT ATCAGTAGATACTTCTCCAACCCACAGTACTACTTCCATGTGAATGATCAGTATGTCAGGAACAAGTTGAAAGTCATACTGTTCCCGTTCCTTCACAGG GGGCACTGGACTCGGATAAGTGAGCCTGTGGGTGGCCGGCTGTCGTACAAACCTCCAATGTACGACATAAATGCGCCAGATCTGTACATCCCTTTCATGGCGTTCGGCACCTTCATTATTCTAGCAGGCTTCACACTAGGCTTCATGGGGAA GTTCACTCCAGAAGCCATAAACCTTCAGTTCACAAGAGGGCTGATTGGATGGGGCCTACAGATCGTGTTCCTAAAAGGGCTGCTCTACTCGATGGGCGGAGGCGAGGTGCCGCTGCTCGACCTGGTGGCCTACAGCGGGTACCTGTTCGCGGGGCTCTCCCTGGCCATCGTCGCCCGGCTCCTGTGGGCCTACTCATACTACGTGATGATGCCGTGGATGAGCCTGTGCATGGGGATCTTCCTGGTGAGGACGATGAAGCGGGTCATCTTCACGGAGATGCGGGGCAGCGAGAGGCACTCGACGCGGCAGCACTACTTCCTGCTCTTCATGGCCATCGTGCAGTTCCCCCTCTTCTTCTGGCTCGGCAGCATAGGCGCATGA